Proteins encoded together in one Desulfuromonas acetexigens window:
- a CDS encoding type I restriction-modification system subunit M, with product MTPGNFQQLANFIWSVADLLRGPYRPPQYERVMLPLTVLRRFDAVLAPTKEAVLKRYETLKDKDPQLVDRVLNELAKDEDGKPLGFHNHSQLDFRKLKGDPDNIGQHLVGYIKGFSENIQKIFERFEFDQEIAKLEEANRLYQVVSQFTEIDLHPRHVDNITMGLVFEDLIRRFNEAANETAGDHFTPREVIRLMVNLLLEPDTQVLTQAGKIVTICDPACGTGGMLAESQNWLRAHNEQATVKVYGQDYNPRSYAVAASDLLIKGHKDSRIEYGNTLINDQFSDMRFDYLLANPPFGVDWKGEKKEIDRWPHFRGYTGKLPRINDGALLFLIHMIAKFQPWQSGNRDKPGSRIAIVFNGSPLFTGGAGSGESEIRRWIIEHDWLEAIVALPEQMFYNTGIGTFVWVLSNRKEKHRKGSIQLIDARERWTPMKRSLGNKRRWLDEKAIDEVTREHGALTESKTSKIFDNADFGYRRVTILRPLRLKFQITQEAKERYLDTCPELLDAVLAIEEVLGNEAHDDWNQVWDEVQTIVKRLPDDVEGWAKGAKGTAQKKNFRDAFTEVDPEAEAVIAKVHKEVALDIEALLPGQTLPELAPDELKALLGLNPAGKGKYVEYEADSNLKDSENIPLKEDVISYVLREVRPYVADAWIDRDTLDEQDGGIGKVGYEINFNREFFRYQPPRPLAEIDAELEAVEKRIMGLLREVTE from the coding sequence ATGACCCCAGGCAATTTTCAGCAACTGGCGAATTTCATCTGGTCCGTGGCCGACCTGCTGCGCGGGCCGTACCGTCCGCCACAGTACGAACGGGTCATGCTGCCGTTAACTGTGCTACGCCGTTTCGATGCGGTACTCGCCCCCACCAAGGAGGCGGTGCTCAAACGCTACGAGACCTTGAAGGACAAAGACCCGCAACTGGTGGACCGGGTGCTGAACGAACTGGCCAAGGACGAGGACGGCAAACCGCTGGGTTTTCACAATCACAGCCAGCTCGATTTCCGCAAACTCAAGGGTGATCCGGACAATATCGGCCAGCACCTCGTGGGCTACATCAAAGGGTTTTCCGAGAACATTCAGAAGATTTTTGAGCGCTTTGAGTTCGATCAGGAAATCGCCAAACTCGAAGAGGCCAACCGCCTCTATCAGGTGGTTTCACAGTTCACCGAAATCGACCTGCACCCCCGCCATGTAGACAACATCACCATGGGGCTGGTGTTCGAAGACCTGATCCGGCGTTTCAATGAGGCGGCCAACGAGACAGCCGGTGACCACTTCACCCCGCGCGAGGTCATTCGCCTGATGGTCAACCTGTTGCTGGAGCCCGATACCCAGGTGCTCACCCAGGCGGGCAAGATTGTCACCATCTGCGACCCGGCCTGCGGCACCGGCGGCATGCTGGCCGAAAGTCAGAACTGGCTGCGCGCCCACAACGAGCAGGCCACGGTCAAGGTCTACGGTCAGGACTACAACCCGCGCTCCTACGCCGTCGCCGCCTCCGACCTGCTGATCAAGGGGCACAAGGACAGCCGCATCGAATACGGCAATACCCTGATCAACGACCAGTTCTCCGACATGCGCTTCGACTACCTGCTGGCCAACCCGCCCTTTGGCGTGGACTGGAAGGGGGAGAAGAAGGAGATCGACCGCTGGCCCCACTTTCGCGGCTACACCGGCAAGCTACCACGCATCAACGACGGCGCACTGCTCTTTCTGATCCACATGATTGCCAAGTTCCAGCCGTGGCAGTCGGGTAACCGCGACAAGCCCGGCTCGCGCATCGCCATCGTCTTCAACGGCTCGCCGCTCTTCACCGGCGGCGCGGGCAGCGGTGAAAGCGAAATTCGCCGCTGGATCATCGAGCACGACTGGCTGGAGGCCATCGTCGCCCTGCCCGAGCAGATGTTCTACAACACCGGCATCGGTACCTTCGTCTGGGTGCTCAGCAACCGTAAGGAAAAGCACCGCAAGGGCAGTATCCAATTGATCGACGCCCGCGAGCGCTGGACGCCGATGAAACGCAGCCTCGGCAACAAGCGCCGCTGGCTGGATGAAAAGGCCATTGATGAAGTGACCCGCGAACATGGCGCATTGACGGAATCGAAGACCAGCAAGATTTTCGACAACGCCGATTTCGGCTACCGCCGCGTTACCATCCTGCGTCCACTGCGCCTGAAATTCCAGATCACCCAGGAGGCCAAGGAACGCTACCTCGACACCTGCCCCGAGCTGCTCGACGCCGTGCTGGCCATAGAAGAGGTGCTCGGCAACGAAGCACATGACGACTGGAATCAGGTTTGGGACGAGGTGCAGACGATCGTCAAACGGTTGCCCGACGATGTCGAAGGCTGGGCCAAGGGAGCCAAGGGCACGGCACAGAAAAAGAACTTCCGTGATGCCTTTACCGAGGTAGACCCAGAGGCCGAGGCGGTTATCGCCAAGGTGCACAAGGAAGTCGCGCTGGATATCGAAGCGTTGTTACCCGGCCAAACCCTGCCCGAGCTTGCGCCCGATGAGCTGAAAGCCCTGCTGGGACTCAACCCGGCCGGTAAAGGGAAATATGTCGAGTACGAGGCTGACTCCAACCTGAAGGACTCTGAAAACATCCCGCTCAAGGAAGACGTGATCAGCTACGTGCTGCGCGAGGTGCGCCCCTATGTGGCGGACGCCTGGATCGACCGCGACACCCTCGATGAGCAGGACGGCGGCATCGGGAAGGTGGGGTACGAGATCAACTTCAACCGCGAATTCTTCCGGTACCAGCCGCCGAGGCCGCTGGCCGAGATCGATGCGGAGCTGGAGGCGGTGGAGAAACGGATTATGGGATTGCTGCGGGAGGTGACAGAGTGA
- the smpB gene encoding SsrA-binding protein SmpB, which translates to MGIKIIATNKKAYHEYFIDEVYEAGLVLTGTEVKSLRQGKVNLKEAFCRIKDGEVFINNMNISPYEQGNRENHDPTRVRKLLLHQEEIAKLTRKVEERGLSLVPTKIYFKESRAKLEIGIGRGKKLHDKRETLKEKQHSRETARAIRDHSRG; encoded by the coding sequence ATGGGCATCAAAATCATCGCCACCAACAAAAAGGCCTATCACGAATACTTCATCGACGAAGTCTACGAGGCCGGACTGGTGCTCACCGGCACCGAAGTGAAATCCCTGCGCCAGGGGAAGGTCAATCTCAAGGAGGCCTTCTGCCGCATCAAGGACGGCGAGGTCTTCATCAACAACATGAACATCAGTCCCTACGAGCAGGGGAACCGCGAAAACCACGATCCCACCCGGGTACGCAAGTTGCTGCTGCATCAGGAAGAAATCGCCAAGCTGACCCGCAAGGTTGAGGAGCGGGGCCTGTCGCTGGTGCCGACCAAGATCTATTTCAAGGAGAGCCGGGCCAAACTCGAAATCGGCATCGGCCGCGGCAAGAAGCTCCACGACAAGCGCGAGACCCTCAAGGAAAAACAGCACAGCCGCGAAACCGCCCGCGCCATCCGCGACCATTCGCGCGGATAA
- a CDS encoding amidohydrolase family protein, whose translation MSTLFLARYLLPITAPPIEDGALLVDGGRILEVGTRQSMTATASGAAVIDFGDAILLPPLVNAHTHLELTHFPRWRAEAGETIAPGGDFVDWILHVIRVKRGLPLDRFESSVAAGIAASLAAGTGAVGDILSYFPARTAYRHSPLKGRLYLETLGLDPAQGRQLLSRIGTLLDEKRAGQLRLGIAPHSSYSISAEYLAQIIDFARRRKVATTLHLAEAPAEVSFIRDSSGPLADKLYPYVGWQGMAPPPARRSPVAWAEQCGALVPSCLLAHGVQIDADDAARLARAGSTVVCCPRSNARLGVGRLPVELYRAAGVPLALGTDSLASNETLSVWDEIAFARQWLSGKIAPAELLTMATIHGARALGVAADQGELKAGLGCNFQVLKPAELPAFAELEEFLCAPGRTAEVASLFLDAWDVLQKS comes from the coding sequence GTGTCCACCCTCTTTCTTGCCCGCTATCTCCTGCCCATAACCGCGCCCCCCATCGAGGACGGCGCCCTGCTGGTCGACGGCGGGCGCATCCTTGAGGTCGGCACCCGCCAATCGATGACCGCGACCGCTTCGGGGGCCGCGGTCATCGATTTTGGCGATGCCATTCTGCTCCCTCCTCTGGTCAACGCCCACACCCATCTGGAGCTGACCCATTTCCCCCGCTGGCGCGCCGAAGCCGGGGAGACCATCGCTCCCGGCGGCGACTTCGTCGACTGGATCTTGCACGTCATTCGGGTCAAGCGGGGCCTTCCCCTCGACCGTTTCGAGTCCTCCGTGGCGGCGGGGATTGCCGCCTCTCTCGCCGCCGGTACCGGCGCGGTGGGGGACATCCTTTCCTACTTTCCCGCCCGCACGGCCTATCGGCACAGCCCGCTCAAAGGGCGGCTCTACCTGGAAACCCTCGGCCTCGATCCGGCCCAGGGGCGGCAGCTGCTCAGTCGCATCGGCACCTTGCTCGACGAAAAACGGGCCGGGCAGTTGCGGCTCGGCATCGCCCCCCATTCGAGCTATTCGATCTCCGCCGAATATCTCGCCCAGATCATCGATTTCGCCCGCCGCCGGAAGGTGGCGACCACCCTGCATCTGGCCGAAGCCCCGGCTGAAGTGAGTTTCATCCGGGATTCGAGCGGGCCCCTCGCTGACAAACTTTATCCCTACGTCGGCTGGCAGGGGATGGCCCCGCCGCCGGCGCGCCGTTCCCCCGTCGCCTGGGCCGAGCAGTGCGGCGCGCTCGTTCCCTCCTGCCTGCTCGCCCACGGCGTGCAGATCGACGCCGATGACGCCGCCCGTCTCGCCCGGGCCGGGTCCACCGTCGTCTGCTGCCCCCGTTCCAACGCCCGCCTCGGCGTCGGTCGACTGCCGGTGGAACTCTATCGCGCCGCCGGGGTGCCTCTGGCCTTGGGGACCGACAGCCTCGCCAGCAACGAAACCCTCTCGGTCTGGGATGAAATCGCCTTCGCCCGGCAATGGCTCTCGGGCAAGATCGCGCCCGCCGAACTGCTGACCATGGCCACCATCCACGGCGCCCGCGCCCTTGGGGTGGCCGCCGACCAGGGAGAACTCAAGGCCGGACTGGGCTGCAACTTTCAGGTGCTCAAGCCCGCCGAACTCCCTGCCTTCGCCGAACTTGAAGAATTCCTCTGCGCTCCGGGGCGAACCGCCGAAGTCGCCTCCCTTTTCCTCGATGCTTGGGATGTGTTGCAAAAGTCCTGA
- the panD gene encoding aspartate 1-decarboxylase: MRKMLKSKIHRATVTGADLHYEGSITIDPLLMKEADILDNEFVDIWNVNFGTRFATYAIAGQPGSGTICINGAAARLVAKGDLVIIASWKEMNDAEARAHKPKLVFVDEKNRRIDHDRDQECPGQGELQVAI; the protein is encoded by the coding sequence ATGCGGAAAATGCTCAAGTCGAAGATCCACCGCGCCACCGTCACCGGAGCCGACCTGCACTACGAGGGAAGCATCACCATCGATCCCCTGCTCATGAAAGAAGCCGACATTCTTGATAACGAATTCGTCGACATCTGGAACGTCAACTTTGGCACCCGTTTCGCCACCTACGCCATCGCCGGTCAACCCGGCAGCGGCACCATCTGCATCAATGGCGCGGCGGCCCGTCTGGTCGCCAAGGGTGATCTCGTCATCATCGCCAGCTGGAAAGAGATGAACGACGCCGAGGCCCGGGCGCATAAACCCAAGCTGGTCTTCGTCGATGAGAAAAACCGCCGCATCGATCACGACCGCGACCAGGAATGCCCCGGCCAGGGCGAACTGCAAGTGGCGATCTGA
- the panC gene encoding pantoate--beta-alanine ligase: MQIVTDVQEMQARCLAAREAGKQIAFVPTMGFLHNGHRSLLDEGRKRGDLLVLSIFVNPTQFGQGEDFASYPRDLTRDAALAEEAGVDWIFAPEARQMYPRGYATYVDVEGLTDTLCGRSRPGHFRGVTTVVSKLFLIVQPHVALFGRKDFQQLAVIKRMTADLNLPVEIVGMPIVREADGLAMSSRNIYLSPAQRTQALCLVDALRLAGGLARGGERAAERLIAAARERIERELEAQVDYIQICHQLTLEDQSTVDGDSVLLLAVKVGNTRLIDNAYLFEEV, encoded by the coding sequence ATGCAAATAGTTACCGACGTTCAAGAGATGCAGGCGCGTTGCCTGGCCGCCCGCGAGGCGGGAAAACAGATCGCTTTCGTGCCGACCATGGGCTTTCTGCATAACGGCCACCGCTCCCTCCTCGACGAAGGACGCAAGCGCGGCGACCTGTTGGTGCTCTCGATCTTCGTCAATCCGACCCAGTTCGGCCAGGGGGAGGATTTCGCGTCCTACCCTCGCGATCTGACCCGCGATGCCGCCCTCGCCGAAGAGGCCGGGGTCGATTGGATCTTCGCCCCGGAAGCTCGGCAGATGTATCCGCGCGGCTACGCCACCTACGTCGACGTCGAAGGGCTCACCGATACCCTCTGCGGCCGCAGCCGCCCGGGGCATTTTCGTGGGGTGACGACGGTGGTGAGCAAGCTCTTTCTCATCGTCCAGCCCCATGTCGCTCTCTTCGGGCGCAAGGATTTCCAGCAGCTGGCGGTGATCAAGCGCATGACGGCGGATCTCAACCTGCCGGTGGAGATCGTCGGCATGCCCATCGTCCGCGAAGCCGACGGCCTCGCCATGAGTTCCCGCAACATCTATCTTTCCCCCGCCCAACGCACCCAGGCCCTGTGCCTGGTCGATGCCCTGCGCCTGGCGGGCGGGCTCGCCCGTGGCGGCGAACGTGCGGCGGAGCGCCTCATCGCCGCCGCGCGAGAGCGGATCGAGCGCGAGCTGGAAGCGCAGGTCGATTACATCCAGATCTGTCATCAGCTGACCCTTGAAGACCAGTCGACCGTCGACGGCGATTCGGTGCTGCTGCTGGCGGTGAAAGTGGGGAATACCCGTCTGATTGATAATGCTTATCTTTTCGAGGAGGTATGA
- the panB gene encoding 3-methyl-2-oxobutanoate hydroxymethyltransferase, with translation MKKTKTILDIRRMKVEGEKITVLTAYDYPFARLMDLAGIDMILVGDSVGTVVAGYDNTLPVTLEEMLYHTRAVVRGTSSALVVTDMPFLSYQVDLAEARRNAGRLIKEGGAQAVKLEGGENIAATIRAIVDMDIPVVGHIGLTPQSIHRMGGFRVQGKEDLQARQLLADARAVEQAGAFALVLEGIPAPLAREITETVSIPTIGIGAGVHCDGQVLVIHDILGLCEKYSPKFVKRFADVSETISQGISDYIREVKAGTFPDDEHSFK, from the coding sequence TTGAAAAAGACGAAGACCATACTCGATATTCGCCGGATGAAGGTTGAAGGGGAAAAAATCACCGTTCTCACCGCCTACGACTATCCTTTTGCTCGCCTCATGGATCTGGCGGGGATCGACATGATCCTGGTCGGCGATTCGGTCGGCACGGTCGTTGCCGGTTACGACAACACCCTGCCGGTGACGCTCGAAGAGATGCTCTATCACACCCGTGCCGTGGTGCGCGGCACCTCTTCGGCCCTGGTCGTGACCGACATGCCTTTTCTCTCCTATCAGGTCGATCTCGCCGAGGCCCGGCGCAACGCCGGTCGGTTGATCAAGGAAGGGGGAGCGCAGGCGGTCAAACTCGAAGGGGGCGAAAATATCGCCGCCACCATTCGCGCCATCGTCGACATGGATATTCCGGTGGTCGGCCACATCGGCCTGACCCCGCAATCGATCCATCGCATGGGCGGTTTCCGGGTGCAGGGGAAGGAAGACCTCCAGGCCCGGCAGCTGCTCGCCGACGCCCGTGCCGTCGAGCAGGCCGGCGCTTTTGCCCTGGTCCTCGAAGGCATTCCCGCGCCCCTGGCCCGGGAAATCACCGAGACTGTCTCCATCCCGACCATCGGCATCGGTGCCGGGGTCCATTGTGACGGGCAGGTGCTGGTGATCCACGACATCCTCGGGTTGTGTGAAAAGTATTCGCCCAAATTCGTCAAGCGCTTCGCCGACGTTTCCGAGACCATCAGCCAGGGGATCAGCGATTACATCCGCGAGGTCAAGGCCGGTACCTTCCCCGACGACGAACACTCTTTCAAATAA
- a CDS encoding NAD-glutamate dehydrogenase domain-containing protein gives MTVFADTYSDSSSRAELDDLFARVETLLSAASDDRRRSLALDLGQLFRQSIHPTYLLSLSPETLAHWLSQLVDCLESRGTGVGVFLINLEGGHPLLVCSSPDAPFLVDSLLVQLKSREIPFHLICHPSFPALREKNQLLRLGAQAEDAPRESLILAELAVLPEIAAELVPPIHQALSAALAVEHARDDLEQRLAATRSVAEAGGHDDFWQWLADGNFLPFAYRRRRVVKADATAWTFELQEEGLLGISLPAEAGAGMRRRLETGEPVAVETTAVASPLLRAEKLVAIGCLETSAGGLCEVHEFFGLFSEKVRGEPAWKIPALRRRIEEALNLSGLSRGSHGYRNAVKIFNAFPKVELFFLDAKDLAAAVRSVAAMSRDTLVRIIAAASPALSGLTLFLILPRGSFSVETMARVERYLRRFFSAPAAEISLVQVTSEHSLHHAHLLPRHEPVHFDPAMLERCLSRMLRPWTGRLRRLLEKAHGEAEGRRLWREFGESFDEAYRNRVHPRFAQRDVLHLDRVARDGGESFDLWGPFAGVERYYRLQFYSSKRSYLNDLMPILQNLGLSVIEEVDFDLPGPTGLLHIKSFALFSVHGELADRREALLEALSALRRGELENDYLNQLLIPTGLSWKEIDIFRAYRNYFFQLGTPFSKKRVAYALINNAAVALLLYRYFEGRFKEDAAWQDFSVREEQVLSPLRQEIVDALREVSDVNEDQILRTLFNLIDSTVRSNFFVRRNSDDYLLSFKINALGIIDMPAPRPMFEIYVHSAAMEGIHLRGGRVARGGIRWSDRPDDFRTEVLGLMKTQMAKNALIVPVGSKGGFVVKTPYRDREEGMALAKAAYQTLIRGLLDLTDNRVGDQIVRPEGIVAYDAEDPYLVVAADKGTAHLPDTANELSQGYGFWLDDAFASGGSRGYSHKALGITARGAWESVKRHFRELGQDTQSEPFTVVGIGDMSGDVFGNGMLLSRHIRLQAAFDHRHIFLDPDPDPEPSFGERRRLFQLPRSSWDDYDRALISPGGGVYPRAAKEIPLSPEVRAWLGVRHETIDPDGLIRLLLTAEVDLLWNGGIGTYVKANSEKNEEVGDRTNDKVRVDGRQLRARVVGEGGNLGFTQRGRIEYALAGGRINTDAVDNSGGVDCSDHEVNLKIFMQHLLGQGVIAGQDARDALLRELTDEVCDAVLADNYGQSLCLSLDQRRCLREVEPHLEHCERLARAGLMDRRGEYLPSEKELLARDPRVFTRPELAILMAYGKMQIYQYLLEADLVASPDVRALYLPSYFPKVLHDRYGEHLFDHPLAAEITATAITNYLVDRGGSSLINSLCDRHGLSQVVVTASWLGFDRVIDGETLRQAVHALDNRMPADRQLELLLSLEDTLVAFCDWALAHDLELAPHSSRVASLREQLAAFEKVLGGLLPEEEWQRCKNVAQAVEEQGMSAELARRFSLLGALRDFLPVVMLNEEAGGELYATARAFLDLRRLLGLDELARLARTVPLRDQWDRQALRAVTSAFERVGFRLARLVLEEYSGNPEACLAARRRELNGFQRLRESLRGMTLVNYHPLLIVAEAAEDLLP, from the coding sequence CGATTGTCTCGAATCGCGGGGGACGGGCGTCGGCGTCTTCCTCATCAACCTCGAAGGGGGACATCCACTTCTCGTTTGCAGCTCCCCCGATGCACCCTTTCTGGTCGATTCCCTGCTGGTTCAGCTCAAGAGCAGGGAAATTCCCTTCCATCTGATCTGCCATCCTAGTTTCCCCGCTCTGCGCGAAAAAAATCAGTTGCTCCGTTTGGGGGCTCAGGCCGAGGACGCGCCCCGGGAGTCGCTGATTCTCGCGGAACTGGCGGTCCTTCCCGAAATTGCCGCCGAGCTTGTGCCCCCGATTCATCAGGCCTTGAGTGCCGCCTTGGCTGTGGAACATGCGCGGGATGATCTGGAACAACGCCTCGCCGCCACCCGGTCGGTGGCGGAAGCGGGCGGCCACGACGATTTCTGGCAGTGGCTTGCCGACGGCAACTTTCTCCCCTTTGCCTATCGCCGGCGGCGGGTGGTGAAGGCCGATGCCACCGCTTGGACGTTCGAACTTCAGGAAGAAGGGCTGCTGGGCATTTCCCTGCCGGCTGAAGCCGGGGCCGGGATGCGCCGCCGACTGGAGACGGGGGAGCCGGTCGCGGTCGAGACGACCGCCGTGGCCAGTCCTTTGCTGCGCGCCGAAAAGCTGGTTGCTATCGGCTGCCTTGAGACGAGCGCCGGCGGTCTTTGTGAAGTCCACGAATTTTTCGGGCTCTTCAGTGAAAAAGTGCGGGGAGAACCGGCCTGGAAGATTCCGGCCTTGCGCCGGCGCATAGAAGAAGCCCTGAACCTTTCCGGGCTTTCGCGGGGAAGTCACGGCTATCGCAATGCCGTCAAGATTTTCAATGCCTTCCCTAAGGTGGAGCTTTTCTTTCTCGACGCCAAGGATCTGGCGGCGGCCGTTCGTTCCGTCGCCGCCATGTCCCGGGATACCCTGGTGCGCATTATTGCCGCCGCTTCCCCGGCTCTTTCCGGATTGACCCTCTTTCTCATTCTTCCCCGGGGGAGTTTTTCGGTGGAAACCATGGCCCGGGTGGAACGCTACTTGCGGCGGTTTTTTTCCGCCCCCGCCGCGGAAATCTCCCTGGTTCAGGTCACAAGCGAACACTCCCTCCACCACGCCCATCTCCTTCCCCGTCATGAGCCCGTTCACTTCGACCCGGCCATGCTCGAACGCTGCCTGTCGCGCATGCTTCGCCCCTGGACCGGTCGCCTGCGTCGGCTTCTCGAAAAGGCCCACGGCGAGGCGGAAGGACGGCGGTTGTGGCGGGAATTCGGCGAGAGTTTCGACGAAGCCTATCGCAACCGGGTGCATCCCCGCTTCGCTCAACGCGATGTTCTCCATCTCGATCGGGTAGCGCGGGACGGCGGCGAAAGTTTCGACCTCTGGGGGCCTTTCGCCGGGGTGGAGCGCTACTACCGCTTGCAGTTCTACAGCTCAAAGCGCAGTTATCTCAACGATCTGATGCCGATTCTGCAAAATCTCGGGCTGTCGGTCATCGAAGAGGTCGATTTTGATCTGCCTGGGCCAACGGGGCTTTTGCACATCAAGAGCTTCGCCCTCTTCAGTGTGCACGGCGAGCTGGCCGATCGGCGCGAGGCCTTGCTGGAGGCCTTGTCCGCTCTTCGCCGGGGAGAGCTGGAGAATGATTACCTCAACCAGCTGCTGATCCCGACCGGGTTGAGCTGGAAGGAGATCGACATCTTCCGCGCCTACCGCAACTACTTTTTCCAGCTCGGCACCCCTTTCAGCAAAAAGCGGGTGGCCTATGCCCTGATCAACAACGCTGCCGTGGCTCTGCTCCTCTATCGTTACTTCGAGGGGCGCTTCAAGGAGGATGCAGCCTGGCAGGATTTTTCCGTTCGCGAGGAGCAGGTGCTCTCCCCCCTGCGACAGGAAATCGTCGATGCCCTGCGGGAGGTGAGCGACGTTAACGAAGACCAGATTCTCCGTACCCTCTTCAACCTTATCGACTCGACGGTGCGCAGCAACTTCTTTGTTCGGCGGAACAGCGACGACTATCTGCTCTCTTTCAAGATCAACGCCTTGGGGATCATCGACATGCCCGCTCCCCGCCCCATGTTCGAGATCTACGTTCATTCGGCGGCGATGGAGGGGATTCATCTGCGCGGCGGCAGGGTGGCGCGGGGGGGCATCCGCTGGTCCGACCGTCCCGACGACTTCCGCACCGAGGTTCTCGGCCTGATGAAGACGCAGATGGCCAAGAACGCCCTGATCGTCCCCGTCGGCTCGAAGGGCGGTTTCGTCGTCAAAACTCCCTATCGCGACCGGGAAGAGGGGATGGCGTTGGCCAAGGCCGCTTACCAAACCCTGATCCGAGGGCTCCTCGATCTCACCGACAACCGGGTGGGCGATCAGATCGTCCGCCCCGAGGGGATCGTCGCCTACGACGCTGAGGACCCCTACCTGGTGGTCGCCGCCGACAAGGGGACGGCCCATCTCCCCGACACCGCCAACGAGCTGAGCCAGGGCTACGGCTTCTGGCTCGATGACGCCTTCGCCAGCGGCGGTTCCCGGGGGTATAGTCACAAGGCTCTGGGGATTACCGCCCGCGGCGCCTGGGAGAGCGTCAAGCGTCATTTCCGTGAACTTGGTCAGGATACCCAGAGCGAGCCCTTCACCGTGGTCGGCATCGGCGACATGAGCGGCGACGTCTTCGGCAACGGCATGCTCCTCTCTCGCCATATCCGCCTGCAGGCCGCCTTCGACCATCGCCACATCTTTCTCGATCCCGACCCCGATCCGGAACCGTCCTTTGGCGAGCGTCGGCGTCTTTTCCAGCTGCCCCGTTCCAGCTGGGACGATTACGACCGCGCCCTGATCTCGCCGGGGGGAGGGGTCTATCCTCGCGCGGCCAAGGAGATTCCGCTCTCCCCCGAGGTCCGCGCCTGGCTCGGGGTCCGTCACGAAACCATCGATCCCGACGGGTTGATCCGCCTGCTGTTGACCGCCGAGGTCGATCTGCTCTGGAACGGCGGCATCGGCACCTATGTCAAGGCGAACAGCGAGAAGAACGAGGAGGTCGGTGACCGGACCAACGACAAGGTGCGGGTCGACGGCCGGCAATTGCGGGCCAGGGTCGTGGGGGAGGGGGGGAACCTCGGTTTCACCCAGCGCGGTCGGATCGAATATGCTTTGGCCGGTGGGCGGATCAATACCGACGCGGTGGATAACTCCGGCGGGGTCGATTGCAGCGACCACGAGGTCAACCTGAAGATCTTCATGCAGCACCTTCTCGGCCAGGGCGTTATCGCCGGTCAGGACGCCCGGGATGCGTTGCTGCGCGAGTTGACGGACGAGGTCTGCGATGCGGTGCTGGCCGACAACTACGGGCAAAGCCTCTGCCTGAGCCTCGATCAGCGGCGCTGCCTGCGGGAGGTCGAACCCCATCTGGAACATTGCGAGAGATTGGCCCGCGCCGGACTCATGGACCGGCGCGGTGAGTACCTTCCTTCCGAAAAGGAACTTCTGGCCCGTGATCCCCGGGTTTTTACCCGTCCGGAACTGGCGATTCTCATGGCCTACGGCAAGATGCAGATTTATCAGTACCTGCTCGAAGCCGACCTGGTCGCCTCTCCGGACGTTCGGGCGCTCTATCTGCCTTCCTATTTCCCGAAAGTGCTCCATGATCGATACGGGGAGCATCTTTTCGACCATCCCCTGGCCGCGGAAATCACTGCGACGGCCATCACCAATTACCTCGTCGACCGGGGTGGGAGCTCCCTGATCAACAGTCTCTGCGACCGACACGGATTGTCCCAGGTTGTGGTTACGGCAAGCTGGCTCGGTTTCGACCGGGTGATTGACGGCGAAACTCTGCGTCAGGCGGTCCATGCCCTGGACAACCGCATGCCTGCCGATCGGCAACTTGAACTTTTACTCAGCCTTGAGGATACCCTGGTCGCCTTCTGCGACTGGGCGCTTGCCCATGATCTGGAACTGGCCCCGCACAGTTCTCGGGTCGCCTCTCTGCGGGAACAGCTCGCGGCTTTCGAGAAGGTGCTCGGCGGTTTGCTTCCCGAAGAGGAATGGCAACGTTGCAAGAATGTCGCTCAAGCGGTGGAAGAGCAGGGGATGAGCGCTGAATTGGCCCGGCGGTTTTCCCTGCTGGGGGCGCTGCGGGATTTCCTCCCCGTGGTCATGCTCAACGAAGAGGCCGGCGGCGAACTCTATGCCACGGCGCGAGCCTTTCTCGATTTGCGCCGCCTGCTTGGTCTCGACGAACTGGCTCGGCTGGCCCGTACGGTCCCCCTGCGCGACCAGTGGGACCGGCAGGCCTTGCGCGCCGTCACCAGCGCTTTTGAACGGGTCGGTTTCCGCCTGGCCAGGCTGGTGCTGGAAGAGTACTCAGGCAATCCCGAGGCCTGCCTTGCCGCCCGTCGCCGCGAGCTCAACGGCTTCCAGCGGCTGCGCGAGAGCCTGCGCGGCATGACCCTGGTCAATTACCACCCCCTGCTCATCGTTGCCGAAGCGGCCGAGGATCTTCTCCCATAA